Proteins encoded together in one Lathyrus oleraceus cultivar Zhongwan6 chromosome 5, CAAS_Psat_ZW6_1.0, whole genome shotgun sequence window:
- the LOC127087440 gene encoding serine/threonine-protein phosphatase 7 long form homolog → MLLIGSFLFPEGSGSSMHIMYLPLLRHIDRIGSYSWGSACLAYLYSSLCKNSHKDTSTFSGCAVLLQAWGWSRLPSLAPVNNNPFTFPYAKKWSARGMNYKRCPRHCITQYRNLLDHLRPADFIWRPYLNMDHEHQINPEDAAVWTTCTPIIRFTTVELHNTDRVKLQFGMVQNIPDPPASLGEWHMRKVNDQWNYNPWQTFARSECRKWKHRHDHVLTDAVMPNEVKPSRTYMAWYRSVGFQFIADDMYLYDPRQTSYTQEGSTSNPQQHSQPGYSQPPIRQTFRSTNTQTYNQNMPFTQPQNQEHPPYHHQQMDHQPSTEHRFAPTPSPYQSRLTQNTNRPITYRSQEPQTSQYQNIPQPYLFQTPQQPFQPFLDPSLSPMSPFNRPGRPSMSQPHPNFSGMGHELSYAGTPSLNTEDYAELAEYLNGSSPVGGNDAPGPSDEQPPVQNRQRGLGPRVRVARGCGTGGRLGDPGHHH, encoded by the exons atgttgttaataggatcctttttatttcccgaaggtagtggttctagcatgcatattatgtacttacctttacttagacatatagatagaataggtagttatagttggggatccgcatgtctagcctatctctatagttctttgtgcaaaaactcccacaaagatacttctacattttctggatgtgctgttttgctacaagcatggggatggtcaagactaccgtctctagcaccggtcaataacaaccccttcacttttccatatgcaaaaaa atggtcggcacgcggtatgaattacaaaagatgtccgagacactgtattactcaatatcgcaacctgttggatcaccttcgaccggcagac ttcatttggcgtccataccttaatatggatcatgagcatcagatcaaccctgaagacgcagccgtatggacaacatgcacaccgataatacggttcacaacagtggagctgcacaacaccgatcgtgtgaagctgcagtttggtatggtccagaacatcccagatcccccagctagcctaggagaatggcatatgcgtaaagtgaacgaccaatggaactacaacccttggcaaaccttcgcaagatcagagtgtcgcaagtggaagcaccgtcatgaccatgtcttaactgacgcagtcatgccaaatgaggtaaaaccaagtcgtacttatatggcttggtatagatcagttggatttcaattcatcgccgatgatatgtacctctacgacccacgccagacaagttacacacaagaaggctcaacatctaacccccaacaacattctcagcccggttactcacaaccacctatccgacaaactttccgttccacaaacacacaaacatacaaccaaaacatgccattcacccaaccccaaaaccaagaacatcccccataccaccaccaacaaatggaccatcaaccttcgaccgaacatcgcttcgcacccacaccatcaccctaccaaagtcgccttacccaaaacactaaccgccccatcacctaccgtagccaagaaccccaaacatcacaataccaaaacatcccacaaccatatctcttccaaacaccccaacaacctttccaacctttcctagacccatcattgtcacccatgtcccccttcaaccgtcctggtcgcccatccatgagtcaaccacaccccaacttctctggcatgggtcatgagctcagctacgccggtacaccatcattgaatactgaagactatgctgagttggctgaatacctcaacggatcttctcctgtaggaggtaatgacgctcctggaccatcagatgaacaaccaccggtgcagaatcgtcaacgtgggttagggccaagggttagggtagctaggggatgtgggaccggaggtcggttaggtgatcccggtcatcaccattag
- the LOC127087443 gene encoding uncharacterized protein LOC127087443, translating to MENNLPVISKKVWSLVRVAFFMLRKGISKGKLMMNLNMILKRRSKLTGKAIANLISHHPHHGGSTSNRHSHQFTSSREYEFRCSNTPNHFFSIGKRHRTHNHNHNNFFTRSNAPSAHDDEVTTVNAMKAMLEMLNNDQAIAEASQANVRQLGVADSSSPLIDEDKKDNKVDKAAEDFIKRFYSQLRKQD from the coding sequence ATGGAAAACAATCTACCAGTTATATCAAAGAAAGTGTGGAGTCTTGTACGTGTTGCCTTCTTCATGCTGAGAAAAGGAATATCAAAGGGCAAACTAATGATGAACTTAAACATGATACTCAAACGCCGCAGCAAGCTCACCGGAAAAGCCATTGCCAATCTAATATCCCACCATCCCCACCACGGTGGCTCCACCTCAAACCGCCACTCCCACCAATTCACTTCTTCAAGGGAGTACGAATTCCGCTGTAGCAATACTCCCAACCACTTTTTCTCAATAGGGAAGCGTCACCGCACCCACAACCACAATCACAACAACTTCTTCACTCGCAGTAATGCGCCATCTGCACATGACGATGAGGTGACGACTGTGAATGCAATGAAGGCAATGTTGGAGATGCTTAACAATGATCAAGCAATTGCAGAAGCATCTCAAGCAAATGTAAGGCAATTGGGAGTAGCTGATTCATCATCCCCTTTGATAGATGAAGACAAGAAGGACAATAAGGTTGATAAGGCTGCAGAAGATTTCATAAAAAGGTTTTATAGCCAGCTGAGGAAGCAAGATTGA
- the LOC127087441 gene encoding uncharacterized protein LOC127087441 produces MDSNVPVISKRVWSMVRVAFFMLRKKLSKGKLMKDLNMMLKRRRKLAGKAIANLMFHHHHQGSTSCSRSHNSFPFTQALATSHDEAMTMSAMNTILNMLNNDQAIVEASPAFSGFGHSPAVRQLIRVTDSPFPLRDDDEKDNQIDKAAEDFINRFYSKLRKQE; encoded by the coding sequence ATGGATAGCAATGTACCAGTGATATCAAAGAGAGTTTGGAGTATGGTCCGTGTGGCCTTCTTCATGTTGAGAAAAAAATTATCAAAGGGAAAATTAATGAAGGATCTAAACATGATGCTCAAACGCCGCCGCAAGCTTGCTGGAAAAGCCATTGCTAACTTAATGTTCCATCATCACCACCAAGGCTCCACCTCATGCAGCCGCTCCCACAACTCCTTCCCTTTCACTCAGGCACTTGCTACATCGCATGATGAGGCGATGACTATGAGCGCAATGAACACAATTCTGAATATGCTAAACAATGATCAAGCGATTGTAGAAGCATCTCCAGCATTCTCCGGATTTGGCCATAGTCCAGCTGTGAGGCAATTGATCAGGGTGACTGACTCTCCATTTCCTTTGAGAGATGATGATGAGAAGGACAACCAGATTGATAAGGCTGCAGAAGATTTCATAAATAGGTTTTACAGCAAGTTGAGGAAACAAGAATGA